GAGACGATCGAGGCGGGCGTCCTGCGCAGCGACCTGGAGACCGCCCTGGAGGAACTCGCGCCGTCCTTCCGGACCGCGGTGATCCTCTGCGACGTCCAGGGCCTGAGCTACGAGGAGATCTCCGACGCGCTCGGCTGGCCGATCGGCACCGTGCGCTCGCGCATCCACCGCGGCCGCAAGGCGCTGCGCACCGCCCTCGAGGCGGAGGCGCGCCATGGCTGAGCGGCACGTCACCGGCGACCGCATCTCCGCCTTCCTCGACGACGAGCTCGACGAGGTGCGGGCCATGGCGGTCACCCGTCACCTGGCCGACTGCGACACGTGCCTCGGCGAGCTCGAGGCGCTGCGGCGCACCCGCGACTCGCTGCGCCGCTGGGCCGCCACGCCCGCGCCGGTCGTCCCGCTCGGTGCGATCGAACCCCCCGGTCTGGTGAAGAAGGTCTCGCGCGGGTTGCGGGTGGCATCGGCGAGCCTGCTGGCCACCGTCGCGCTGGCCGGGGTCGCCTACCTCGTCGGCGAGGACACCGGCGAGGTCGTCCCGCCCGCGGAGCTGTTCCTGATCGACCACCTGGCCCGCACCGGCGACGGCCCGATGCCGGCGCCGTTCGGTCTCGACGACCGGTGAGGACGCGGTTCCTCACGTCGTTGATCGGCCTCGCCCTCCTCGCCGCGCCCGCCAACGCCCTGGCCGCGACGCCGACGACCGCCACGGCCGGCATGGTGTGGCTCGAGCGCGCCGTCGCCGCCGCGCGCGAGGTGCCGCACAGCGGGCGACTGCTGGTCGCCTCGTTCAGCCGTGAGGGTCCCCAGCTCACCGAGGTGCAGGTCACACGCGGCGTCGACGGTGGCCTGACCGTCACCAAGGAGGACGGCTGGGAGGTCGGTCGCGTCGGCGAGGAGGCGTTCCTGCGCTCGTCCGGGACGCTGCTGCGGCTGGGTGGCATGGAGCGGGGCTCGGCCGTCGACCTCGAGCGGCTCGACGACAAGTACACGGTCGCCGTCGACGACGAGCCCGTCACGCTGGACACCGGCCCGGCGCGGGTCCTGCGGCTGCGCGAGCACGGCGACGACCGCGACCGCGAGGTGCTCTACCTCGACGTCGACACCGACCTGATCGTGCGGCGCGAGACCTTCGACATCGATGGTGAGCCGCTGCGGGTGGTGGCCTACACGGAGCTCGAGGTGGTCGACGCGCGCGTCGTGGCCCCCGACCCCGAAGGACTGGAGGTCGAGGCCTTCTCGCTCACCCGGGCCGACCTGGCCGACTTCCGTGCCCGCGGGTTCGTTGCTCCGGAGGCGCTGCCGGCCGGCTATCGGCTGCTGGGCGGCTTCGAGCGGCCCGAGGCGTCCGTGCCGACGCTGCACCTCGTCTACGGCGACGGGCTGTACACCCTGTCGGTCTTCGAACAACAGGGGCGGCTGGCCCAGCAGGCGCTCGACGGGGCGGCGCTGCTGAAGTCGCCAGAGGGGGGAGCCGTCTGGCGGCTGCCCGGCTCCGAACCACGTCGGGTGATCTGGCGCGGCGACGACCGGACGTTCACCGCCATCACCGACGCACCGGTCGATGAGCTGTTGACCGTCGTGACCGGTTTGCCCAATGACCCGGCACCCAGCATGCTGGGACGGCTCACACGAGGCATCGGCCGCGTGGGGCGCTGGCTGTGGCCACTCGACCGGAGCGAGACGTGAGCTACGACCGCGAGGAATGGCGCCGTCCGTGGCGTGGCGAGGAGACCCCCGGCGCGTTCGGGGGTGCCACGCCGTTCGGGCGCGAGGCCAGCCGTGTCGCCGACGCGGAGACCTCCGCCCCCGACGAGCCCACGGCGTCACCGCCCGACGGCGCGCCGGTGGCCACGGACGAGGTCGGACCCGCGGTGCGCGATGCCGGGACCTGGCCCGATCGACCGCAGTTCGTGCCCGGCCGGGTCGACACCGCCCGCCTGGACGCCCCCGGCGCAGGGTCGTCGGTGACCGAACCGATCGCGCGCTTCCCCCAGCCGCCACCGTCGGGCTGGTCCGAGGCGTCCGCCGGGCCCGGCTCGCCGGCGGGCTCGGTCCGCCCACCCGACACCACCGGCACGGTCGACGCGCCGGAGAAGCGCGGCCGGGGCCGTGGCGGCGTGCTGCTCGCGCTCGTGGCCGCGCTGATCGGCGGGATGATCGGCACGGCCGCCACCCTCGCGCTGGTGCTGCCCGGCGGCGACGCCGGCCCCTCGCCGATCTCGGCGCCGGCCATCGAGGTGGAGGGGGACCTCGGCGCGGTGGTGCCCGCCGTCGCGCAGGCCGTGACCCCGTCGGTGGTGCGGATCGACGTCACCGGCGTGCCGGCCGCGGGGCCGGCGATCGGGGGCACGCCCGCACTCGGTTCGGGGGTCATCTACCGCTCCGACGGCTACGTCCTCACCAACCACCACGTGGTCGACGGCGCCGACGACGTCCGGGTGCGCCTGTCGAGCGGTGACGTCCTGGACGCCGAGCTGGTCGGCTCCGACGAGCTCAACGACCTCGCGGTGCTGCGCGTCGAGCGCGACGACCTGCCCGCGGTCAACCTGCGCGACACCGTCGACGAACCGCTCATCGTCGGTGAGCAGGTGGTCGCGATCGGGTCCCCGTTCGGGCTGGACGCCTCGGTGACGTCCGGCATCATCTCGGCCCTCAACCGCGAGATCCGTGTCGACGAGCAGGACAACGCCGCGCTGGTCATCCCGTCGGTCATCCAGACCGACGCCGCCATCAACCCGGGCAACTCCGGGGGCGCGCTGGTCGACGCCCGCGGCCGGCTGGTCGGGATCAACACCGCCATCCTGACCCGGACCGGCGCCAGCCAGGGTGTCGGGTTCGCCGTGTCGGCCGAACAGGCGATCGTGTCGGCGGACCAGCTGATCGAGGCCGGCTTCGTCCGGCATCCGCTGCTGGGCATCTCGGGCATCGACGTGACGCCGGAGACGGCCGAGGAGTTCGGCCTCGAGGCCCCGCGCGGCGCGCTGGTCGACTCCGTGCAGGACGGCACCGGCGCGGCCGAGGCCGGCATGCGACCCGGCGACATCATCGTCGAGGTGGACGGCGAGCCGCTGGCGACCATGTCCGAGCTGGTCGCCGAAGTCCGCCGCCGCCAGCCCGGTGAGGTGGTCCAACTCGGCGTCGTGCGCGACGGCGAGGAACTGACGGTCGACGTGACGCTGGGCGAGCGGCCGCGCTGACCCGCGCACGGGCGGGACGGTGCCGGGTACGCGGCTAGGCTCGGGGTCGTCCGTCCCGACTGCGAAGAGGTCGTCGCCGTGCCGGGCCCGCAGGAGCTGCTCGTCATCGCCGTCGTGGCGCTGCTGGTGTTCGGCCCGGACAAGCTGCCGGACCTGGCCCGCAACGCCGCCCGGCTGCTGGCGCGTTTCCGCTCGGAGACCCAGCGCAGCGTTGCGGAGTTCAAGCGGGCGGCGGACCTGGAGGACCTCGACCGGGAGATCCGGGGCATCAGCCGCGAACTACAGGACACCAAGCGGGCGGTGACGCAGCCGTTCGACGACGCGTTCGCCGACGCGGCCGGCACGGCCCGCCGGCCGGGCAGCGCGGTCGGTGGCCCCCGTTTCCGACCCGCCGACGACCCGCCGCCGTTCGACCCCGAGGCGACGTGATGACGCGCGAACCGCTGCCGACGCCGACGGTGGGGCGCCGCACGCAGACGGCCGCGGCCCTCGCGATCCTCGCCTCCTACGCCGCCGTCAAGTCCGGCCGCTCCAGCACCCTGGACCGGCGGGCGGCCAAGGCACTGGCCTACCCGCTCGGACGCCGCGTCGACATGCTGGTGGCGGCCGGGACGGACCTGGGCTCGGTCTACGGCCTGGCCGGCATCGTCGGCGTCCTGGCCGCCAGCGGCCGCCGCCGGGCCGCCACCGACGTGGCACTCGCGGGACTGGCGGCGTGGGGCGCGGCGCAGGGCACCAAGCCGCTGATCGGCCGCGAGCGGCCCTACGTCGTCGAGGGCGCCGACCGCCTGGTGGCCGTTCCGGCGGGATCGTCATGGCCCAGCGGGCACGTCGCCGTGGCCGGCGCCATGTCCAGCGCGCTGGTCCCGCACGTGGGCCGCGGCCGGCGTCGGTGGCTGCACCTCGGTGCCGCCGCCGTGGCGGTGTCACGGTGCTACGTCGGCGTGCACCACTTCACGGACGTCGTCGCCGGCTGGGGTGTCGGCGTGCTCTCCGAGGCGCTGACCCGCGGCGCCCGGCGGGGCTGGGCCCACCGGCGCCGCGGGTGATCCGCGCGTCGGGCTAGGAGACGCTCAGCGGCAGCGAGCGGCCGACGATCGACTGCTTGCGCTGCGCCAGCTGCTGGGCGACCTGCTTGATCGCGATCGAGGCCGGCACGTCCGGGTTGGACAGCACCAGCGGCAGGCCGGCGTCGCTGCCCTCGCGCAGCCGCGGGTCGATCGGGATGCGTCCGAGCAGGTCGGTGTCCAGCGCCTCGGCCAGCTCCTGGCCGCCGCCCGAGCCGAACACGTCGTGCGTCGACCCGCAGTCGGGGCAGGTGAAGGTGGCCATGTTCTCGATCACGCCGGCGACCTTCATGCCGGTCTGCTCGGTGGCCTTGCCCGCCCGAAGCGCGACCTTCTGGGCCGCCTGCTGGGGCGTCGTGACCACGACCATGTCGGCATTGGGCAGCATCTGGGCCAGCGAGATGGCGATGTCGCCGGTGCCCGGCGGCAGGTCGCACAGCAGGAAGTCGAGCTCGCCCCAGTGGACGTCGGAGAGGAACTGCTGCAGCGCCCGGTGCAGCATCGGGCCGCGCCAGATCACCGAGCGGTCGGGGTCGGTGAAGAACCCGATCGAGATCACCTTGCAGCCGTGGGCCTGCAGCGGCATGACCATGCCCTCGAACGCCACCGGCTTGCCGGAGACGCCGAGCATGCGGGGGATCGAGTAGCCCCAGATGTCCGCGTCCAGCACGCCGACGTTGTGCCCCTGCTGTGCCAGTGCCACGGCCAGGTTCACGGTGACCGACGACTTGCCGACCCCGCCCTTGCCGGAGGCGACGGCGATCACCTTGGTCGGCGAGTCGGCCGAGGCGAAGCTGATGTCCATCTGCGGGTTCGCGGCGCCGCGTTCGGCTCGCAGGTTGGCCGACAGCTGCTGGCGCTCGGTGTCGGTCATCGAGCCGAACGCGACCTGGACGTCGTCGACGCCCGGCAGCTGCCGCACGGCGTTGGTGACGTCGCGGGTGATGCGGTCCTTCAGCGGACAGCCCGGCACCGTCAGCTTGATCTTGACGCCGACCCGGGACCCCTCGATGACCACCTCCTCGACCATGCCGAGCTCGGTGATGGGCTTGTCGATCTCCGGGTCGTCGACGGTCGCGAGGACCTCGAGGACCTGCTCCTTCGTGGGCACACCGGATCCATTCCGTGTCTACGAGCGGTGGGCGTGGAGGCGGCGCCGGCCGTCCCCTGGCCACGCGCGGTGCGTGGCGCCAGGGTACCGAGCGGCCCGCTGTAGCCTGCGCGCGCCCTCGCACCCCCGAATCTCCCACCGGCCCGCCCGTGACCGTCTCCCGCTCCCGCTGCCGGCGTCTCGTCGCGCTGCTGGCCTGCGCGCTCGCGCTGGCCGGCTGCCGCCTCGACGTCGGCGGTGAACTCGCCGTCGAACGCGACGGGTCCGGGACCGTCGGCGTGGTGCTTTCCCTCGATCCGGAGGCGGTCGCGCGGCTCGACGAGCTGGCGCTCGACCCGTTCGCGGAGCTGTCCGCCGCGGCGGTGGACGCCGACGGCTGGCAGGTCACCCGCGCCGGGAGCGAGGACGGCGGCTCGCAGGTCCGGCTCACGCACGCCGCCGGCGATCCGCAGGCGCTGACCGACGCGTTCCGCGACCTCGTGGCCGGCCTGTCGGACGACGACCCGGCGCTGGTGGTCGACCTGGACCTCGTCGTCGAGGGCGGTGGTGCGGCGCGCCTGGACGGCACGGCCGGGCTGCGGCCACCGGCGACGGCCGGGGCTCTGCAGGACGGCGAACCCATCGGCCCGTCGGGCGAGGAGCTGGCGGCCCTGGTCGACGAGGCCGTCACCGCCACGCTGCAGGTCCGTTTGCCCGGACCGGTCGTCGAGCACGACGCCGACGAGGTGGTCGGCGGCGGGTTGTTCGTCACCAGCCCGGCCCAGACGCTGACGTGGGACGTGCCCGTCGGTGACGTGCGCACGGTCACGGCCCGGTCCGACGCTCCGCCGGTGCTGACGCTGCCCGTGATCGCCGGCGTCGCCGTAGCGTCGCTGGTGCTCGTCGGGGTCGTGATCTGGTGGTGGCGGCGCCGGGGCTGAGCACGGCGTTCGGGCCGGCGTCGCCGGCGCGCCCGTGCAGCGCCGGTCGGCTCAGCCGCGCGGCGTGAGCTCGACCACCTTGCAGTGCTGCTTCCAGCGCTGGAGCGCGGCGTCGCCGTCGGGCAGGTTCAGGCGCGTGCCCAGGCCGAGTGCCGCGATCTTGTCGAACTCCGCGTCGTCCTCGACCACCCGTACGTCGCAGTCGAGCTCGCCGATGGTGGCCTTGATGTCCTTGGACTTCACCACGACCGTGACGACGTCGTTGCGCTCGAGGTTCGGCAGTTCCTGCTCGGTCTCGCCCTTCACGACGAACAGCTTCTGCCCCTGCTGCACGTACCACGCCGGCCGCGAGATCGTGGAGCCGTCCGGCTGCGGGATCCGGATCCAGCAGATCGAGCCCTTCTTGAGGGCCGTCTCCGCCGCCTCCAGCAGCACGCCGGCGCTGGTCACCGACTCCGGCGCGTCGATGAACACGGGGATGCGGCCCGCGATCTGGCCGTCGAGGTAGAAGACCAGCGTGTGCTCGGCGCTGGAGGTGATCGGGACGCGCTCCTCCACGCGACGGCGGAACAGGTCCTCGAACATCGCGCCGCGCAGCTCGACGTAGCGCGGCGGGGACTCCCAGATCACGGTGCCGTCCGGGTCGACCAGCACCAGGACCTCTTCGTAGGTTCCCTGCGAGCCCTTGTAGACCCGGTTGATGCCGAAGGGCTGCGACGTGCCGGGCAGCTCGCCGAGGACCCGGATGACCGGATCGGCCACGCCGGTCGACTCGTGCTTGTCGATGTCGAACGCCATGGCGGACATCAGCTGGACCCGGGCCATGGGGCTTCCCTCTCGGCGGATCGTGGCGGATCTGGCGGCAGCCGCTGGTACTCGCGGCAGCGGCGAACGGTGCCTGCGGAGCGCCCGGAGCATAGCCGCGCGGGCGTCGGCCACCCGAAGCGCCGGGGGGGCGTGGCGACCCGGGACGTCCGTCCGCTTCGCGTCGCTGGTGGTTCCCGGCCCGATCGGACCGTGGGC
This is a stretch of genomic DNA from Egicoccus sp. AB-alg2. It encodes these proteins:
- a CDS encoding twin-arginine translocase TatA/TatE family subunit; the protein is MPGPQELLVIAVVALLVFGPDKLPDLARNAARLLARFRSETQRSVAEFKRAADLEDLDREIRGISRELQDTKRAVTQPFDDAFADAAGTARRPGSAVGGPRFRPADDPPPFDPEAT
- a CDS encoding phosphatase PAP2 family protein, giving the protein MTREPLPTPTVGRRTQTAAALAILASYAAVKSGRSSTLDRRAAKALAYPLGRRVDMLVAAGTDLGSVYGLAGIVGVLAASGRRRAATDVALAGLAAWGAAQGTKPLIGRERPYVVEGADRLVAVPAGSSWPSGHVAVAGAMSSALVPHVGRGRRRWLHLGAAAVAVSRCYVGVHHFTDVVAGWGVGVLSEALTRGARRGWAHRRRG
- a CDS encoding trypsin-like peptidase domain-containing protein: MSYDREEWRRPWRGEETPGAFGGATPFGREASRVADAETSAPDEPTASPPDGAPVATDEVGPAVRDAGTWPDRPQFVPGRVDTARLDAPGAGSSVTEPIARFPQPPPSGWSEASAGPGSPAGSVRPPDTTGTVDAPEKRGRGRGGVLLALVAALIGGMIGTAATLALVLPGGDAGPSPISAPAIEVEGDLGAVVPAVAQAVTPSVVRIDVTGVPAAGPAIGGTPALGSGVIYRSDGYVLTNHHVVDGADDVRVRLSSGDVLDAELVGSDELNDLAVLRVERDDLPAVNLRDTVDEPLIVGEQVVAIGSPFGLDASVTSGIISALNREIRVDEQDNAALVIPSVIQTDAAINPGNSGGALVDARGRLVGINTAILTRTGASQGVGFAVSAEQAIVSADQLIEAGFVRHPLLGISGIDVTPETAEEFGLEAPRGALVDSVQDGTGAAEAGMRPGDIIVEVDGEPLATMSELVAEVRRRQPGEVVQLGVVRDGEELTVDVTLGERPR
- a CDS encoding anti-sigma factor is translated as MAERHVTGDRISAFLDDELDEVRAMAVTRHLADCDTCLGELEALRRTRDSLRRWAATPAPVVPLGAIEPPGLVKKVSRGLRVASASLLATVALAGVAYLVGEDTGEVVPPAELFLIDHLARTGDGPMPAPFGLDDR
- a CDS encoding Mrp/NBP35 family ATP-binding protein is translated as MPTKEQVLEVLATVDDPEIDKPITELGMVEEVVIEGSRVGVKIKLTVPGCPLKDRITRDVTNAVRQLPGVDDVQVAFGSMTDTERQQLSANLRAERGAANPQMDISFASADSPTKVIAVASGKGGVGKSSVTVNLAVALAQQGHNVGVLDADIWGYSIPRMLGVSGKPVAFEGMVMPLQAHGCKVISIGFFTDPDRSVIWRGPMLHRALQQFLSDVHWGELDFLLCDLPPGTGDIAISLAQMLPNADMVVVTTPQQAAQKVALRAGKATEQTGMKVAGVIENMATFTCPDCGSTHDVFGSGGGQELAEALDTDLLGRIPIDPRLREGSDAGLPLVLSNPDVPASIAIKQVAQQLAQRKQSIVGRSLPLSVS